A region from the Altererythrobacter sp. H2 genome encodes:
- a CDS encoding GMC family oxidoreductase, translating to MDRFDYIVIGGGSAGSAVAGRLAEDGTRRVCLLEAGGSNNNLLVKTPGFMPFLLKNSNYRYETVPQKGLNGRIGYQPRGKGLGGSSAINAMVYIRGNRWDYDNWAALGCTGWAYDDVLPWFRKAEANERGADDFHGAGGPLFVSDQKWANPTSEAFVESAAQLQLPRNGDFNGERQEGFGLYQVTQRQGERWSASRAYVEPLRGSANLDIRTGTVVEKLVIAQGRVTGVAIRCGSKREVVHASGGVILSAGAFNSPQVLMLSGIGPAEHLKEHGIEVMLDKPAVGSNLQDHIDYVSGWATESTVPIGDSLAGTVRMAKAIIEHRRKRTGIMTTPYAEAGGFWTVMPDAPAPDVQWHFVPAVLEDHGREKVKGHGFSLHACVLRPESRGTVRLNSGDATAAPRIDPNFLEDERDMAVLRGGVRLSHRIVDAPPLTGYGPRDRHPINLDDDDELDQLVRSRADTVYHPVGTCRMGGDEAAVVDPRLKARGLEGLWIADASVMPRIVSGNTNAPSIMIGERCADFIKASSV from the coding sequence ATGGACAGGTTCGATTACATCGTCATCGGCGGCGGCAGTGCCGGTAGCGCGGTTGCGGGCAGGCTGGCGGAAGACGGCACCCGGCGGGTCTGCCTGCTGGAAGCGGGCGGCAGCAACAACAACCTGCTGGTGAAAACGCCGGGCTTCATGCCGTTTCTCCTCAAGAACTCCAACTACCGCTACGAAACGGTGCCGCAGAAGGGCCTCAATGGCCGGATCGGCTACCAGCCGCGCGGCAAGGGGCTGGGCGGATCGTCGGCGATCAACGCCATGGTCTACATTCGCGGCAACCGGTGGGATTACGACAACTGGGCCGCTCTGGGCTGCACCGGCTGGGCCTATGACGATGTCCTGCCCTGGTTCCGCAAGGCCGAAGCGAACGAGCGCGGTGCCGACGATTTCCACGGCGCGGGCGGCCCGCTGTTCGTTTCGGACCAGAAGTGGGCCAATCCGACAAGCGAGGCCTTTGTCGAGAGCGCGGCGCAGCTCCAGTTGCCCCGCAATGGCGACTTCAACGGAGAGCGGCAGGAGGGTTTCGGCCTGTACCAGGTGACTCAGCGCCAGGGCGAGCGCTGGTCCGCCTCCCGCGCCTATGTCGAGCCGCTGCGCGGCAGCGCCAACCTCGATATCCGCACCGGAACCGTGGTTGAAAAACTGGTGATCGCGCAGGGCCGGGTCACTGGCGTCGCCATCCGCTGCGGCAGCAAGCGCGAAGTGGTCCACGCGAGCGGCGGGGTGATCCTCAGCGCCGGGGCATTCAACAGCCCGCAGGTGCTGATGCTGTCAGGCATCGGCCCGGCCGAGCACCTGAAAGAGCATGGGATCGAGGTCATGCTCGACAAGCCGGCCGTGGGCAGCAACCTGCAGGATCATATCGATTACGTCTCAGGCTGGGCGACCGAATCGACCGTTCCCATCGGCGACAGCCTGGCAGGCACCGTGCGGATGGCGAAAGCGATCATCGAGCACCGGCGCAAGCGGACCGGGATCATGACCACGCCCTATGCCGAAGCGGGCGGGTTCTGGACCGTGATGCCCGATGCTCCGGCGCCTGACGTGCAGTGGCACTTCGTTCCTGCCGTGCTGGAAGATCACGGGCGCGAGAAGGTCAAGGGCCACGGATTTTCCCTCCATGCCTGCGTGCTGCGCCCGGAGAGCCGGGGGACGGTACGGCTCAACTCCGGCGATGCGACCGCCGCGCCGCGAATCGATCCCAATTTCCTTGAGGACGAACGCGACATGGCCGTGCTGCGGGGCGGCGTGCGCCTGTCGCACCGGATCGTCGATGCCCCGCCGCTGACCGGATACGGCCCGCGCGACCGCCATCCGATCAACCTCGATGACGATGACGAACTCGACCAGCTGGTCCGCAGCCGCGCGGACACGGTCTACCACCCGGTCGGCACCTGCCGCATGGGCGGCGACGAGGCGGCGGTGGTCGATCCGAGGCTCAAGGCGCGGGGACTTGAGGGGCTGTGGATCGCCGATGCCTCGGTCATGCCCAGGATCGTCAGCGGCAACACCAACGCGCCGAGCATCATGATCGGCGAACGCTGCGCCGACTTCATCAAGGCGTCTTCTGTTTAG
- a CDS encoding endonuclease/exonuclease/phosphatase family protein, with product MRLKFASYNIHKAVGTDGRRDADRIITVLREIDADVIALQEADLRIGDRASVLERAAIDDTPWKPVEVARRPRSLGWHGNAILVRRGIEVIEAEPVVLPMLEPRGAARADLLVEGVRMRVVGTHLDLSGLRRRDQIRSILDHVTCCGPGCPTVVMGDFNQWGVRSGAMGEFGSGWHLLDTGRSFPSRQPLAPLDRIVTSPEWTCHEKGVHHSARAAQASDHLPVVAELELLKF from the coding sequence GTGCGGCTGAAATTTGCAAGCTACAACATCCACAAGGCGGTGGGGACCGATGGCCGCCGCGATGCTGACCGGATCATCACCGTCCTGCGGGAGATCGATGCGGATGTGATCGCCCTGCAGGAGGCGGATCTGCGGATCGGAGACCGGGCCAGCGTGCTGGAGCGCGCGGCGATTGACGATACGCCGTGGAAACCGGTCGAAGTGGCGCGCCGTCCGCGCAGCCTCGGCTGGCATGGCAATGCCATCCTGGTGCGGCGCGGGATCGAGGTGATCGAGGCCGAGCCGGTGGTTCTGCCGATGCTGGAGCCGCGCGGAGCGGCACGGGCCGATCTTCTGGTGGAGGGCGTGCGGATGCGGGTGGTGGGGACCCACCTCGATCTTTCGGGCCTGCGCCGCCGCGACCAGATCCGCAGCATCCTCGACCATGTGACCTGTTGCGGCCCCGGCTGCCCGACAGTGGTAATGGGCGATTTCAACCAGTGGGGTGTGCGCAGCGGGGCGATGGGTGAATTCGGTTCGGGATGGCATTTGCTGGACACGGGGCGCAGCTTCCCCTCGCGCCAACCGCTCGCGCCGCTCGACCGGATCGTGACGTCGCCGGAATGGACCTGTCATGAAAAAGGGGTGCACCACAGCGCCCGGGCCGCGCAGGCTTCCGATCATCTGCCCGTTGTGGCCGAGCTTGAGCTGCTCAAGTTTTAA
- a CDS encoding peptide chain release factor 3: MTSSTRRTFAIISHPDAGKTTLTEKLLLQGGAIHLAGEVKARGAARRARSDWMKIEQQRGISVTSSVMTFQKDGIVFNLLDTPGHEDFSEDTYRTLTAVDSAVMVIDAAKGIEPQTRKLFEVCRLRSVPIITFVNKVDREGRDPFETLDEVADMLALDVSPQMWPIGMGGEFEGLLDFATGTVARPEGPSREYLGTRDAGDDIPERFADEIELARGGYPEFDLEAFRNGDLTPVYFGSALKNFGVTELIDAIARYAPPPRPQPAGEVLIEPSHDEVTGFIFKVQANMDPNHRDRIAFMRLVSGTFKRGMKLTPSGHGKPIAVHSPILFFAQDRELADTAEAGDIIGIPNHGTLRVGDTLSEKNQLRFTGLPNFAPEILRRVVLKDPTKTKQLRKALDDLSEEGVIQVFYPEIGSQWIVGVVGQLQLDVLVSRLEAEYKVEAMLEASPFATARWLKGSDVALKGFTDFNRPNLARDRDGDAVFMAKSPWDVGYQQEKNPDLVFSATKER, from the coding sequence ATGACGTCCAGCACTCGCCGCACCTTCGCGATCATCTCGCACCCTGACGCGGGCAAGACCACGCTCACTGAAAAGCTGCTGCTGCAAGGCGGCGCGATCCATCTTGCGGGCGAGGTCAAGGCGCGCGGGGCGGCGCGGCGGGCACGCAGCGACTGGATGAAGATCGAGCAGCAGCGCGGCATCTCGGTCACGTCGAGCGTGATGACCTTCCAGAAGGACGGGATTGTCTTCAACCTGCTCGACACCCCGGGGCACGAGGACTTCAGCGAGGACACCTACCGCACCCTCACCGCGGTGGATTCGGCGGTGATGGTGATCGACGCGGCCAAGGGCATCGAGCCGCAGACCCGCAAGCTGTTCGAGGTGTGCCGCCTGCGCAGCGTGCCGATCATCACCTTCGTCAACAAGGTCGACCGCGAAGGCCGCGATCCCTTCGAGACGCTGGACGAGGTCGCCGACATGCTCGCGCTCGACGTCAGTCCGCAGATGTGGCCGATCGGCATGGGCGGGGAATTCGAAGGCCTGCTGGACTTTGCCACCGGCACGGTGGCGCGCCCGGAAGGCCCGAGCCGCGAATATCTCGGCACCCGCGATGCGGGCGACGACATCCCCGAACGTTTCGCCGACGAGATCGAGCTGGCGCGCGGCGGTTACCCGGAATTCGATCTCGAGGCTTTCCGCAACGGTGACCTCACCCCTGTTTACTTCGGTTCGGCGCTCAAGAATTTCGGCGTGACCGAGTTGATCGACGCGATTGCCCGCTATGCACCGCCGCCGCGGCCTCAACCGGCGGGGGAGGTTCTGATCGAGCCGAGCCATGACGAAGTGACCGGCTTCATCTTCAAGGTCCAGGCCAACATGGACCCCAACCACCGTGACCGGATTGCCTTCATGCGGCTGGTCTCCGGCACCTTCAAGCGCGGCATGAAGCTGACTCCCTCCGGCCACGGCAAGCCCATTGCGGTCCATTCGCCGATCCTGTTCTTCGCGCAGGACCGCGAACTGGCCGATACGGCCGAGGCGGGCGACATCATCGGCATCCCCAACCACGGCACGCTGCGGGTGGGCGATACGCTGAGCGAGAAGAACCAGCTGCGCTTCACCGGCCTGCCCAACTTCGCGCCGGAAATCCTGCGCCGGGTGGTGCTGAAGGACCCGACCAAGACCAAGCAGCTGCGCAAGGCGCTCGACGACCTGAGCGAAGAGGGCGTGATCCAGGTGTTCTACCCTGAGATCGGCTCGCAGTGGATCGTCGGGGTGGTCGGCCAGCTTCAGCTCGACGTGCTCGTCAGCCGGCTGGAGGCGGAATACAAGGTCGAGGCGATGCTCGAGGCCTCGCCTTTCGCCACCGCGCGCTGGCTCAAGGGAAGCGATGTTGCGCTCAAGGGGTTCACCGATTTCAACCGGCCGAACCTGGCGCGTGACCGCGATGGCGATGCAGTGTTCATGGCCAAGAGCCCGTGGGATGTCGGGTACCAGCAGGAAAAGAACCCTGACCTGGTGTTTTCGGCGACCAAGGAAAGATAA
- a CDS encoding P-II family nitrogen regulator, with protein sequence MKFIIAIIKPFKLDEVREALGTIGIAGMTVSEVKGFGRQKGQTEIYRGAEYSTNMLPKVKLEIAASDDVAEQVVETITRTASTDSIGDGKIFVFDLASATRIRTGETGDTAL encoded by the coding sequence ATGAAGTTCATCATCGCGATCATCAAGCCATTCAAGCTCGACGAAGTCCGCGAAGCGCTCGGGACCATCGGCATTGCCGGTATGACCGTGTCGGAAGTGAAGGGCTTCGGGCGACAGAAGGGGCAGACCGAAATCTACCGCGGGGCCGAATATTCCACCAACATGCTGCCCAAGGTGAAGCTGGAAATAGCGGCCAGCGACGACGTGGCCGAGCAAGTGGTCGAAACGATCACCCGGACCGCCAGCACTGACAGCATCGGCGACGGGAAGATCTTCGTGTTCGACCTCGCCTCCGCCACCCGCATCCGCACCGGCGAGACCGGCGACACCGCGCTGTAA
- the pheT gene encoding phenylalanine--tRNA ligase subunit beta produces the protein MKFSIEWLKDFLDTDASVAGIAAALNRIGHEVEGIEDPAERLAGFRVAHVLTAARHPDADKLQVLTVDTGDGAPLQVVCGAPNARAGMKGVLGLPGAVVPANGMELRKSAIRGVESNGMMCSTRELELGDDHDGIIELPADAPVGTAFAEYHGTSPVIDVAITPNRPDCMGVLGLARDLAAAGLGTLKPLAVPVIDGAFACPVEIRTDDPEGCPAFYGRVIRGVTNGASPDWMQRRLKAAGQRPISALVDVTNYLMLAFGRPAHVYDLAKLSGAVVARRAKAGEQVLALNEKTYTLDQSMTVIADGRQVHDIAGIMGGEHSGVSEGTTDVLLEIAYFNPESIGVTGRKLGLSSDARTRFERGVDPAFLDDGLAILTDLILGLCGGEPSAIVRAGEPPLALRVVAFDPALTASLGGVSVPEAEQRRILDALGFSVGEAWQVTCPPRRHDIEGPADLVEEVVRIHGLDNVQSVALPRADGVARPTATPLQLVERKLRRAAAARGLNEAVTWSFLPVSDAEHFADGAPLWVLENPISEDMKAMRPSLLPGLLSAAKRNADRGADGSRLFEIGRRYFRSANGASDEKPTLGVILAGEKVARGWATGKAAAFDAFDAKAEALALLEAAGAPVENLMVQGEAGGQFHPGQSATLRLGPKNVLARFGMLHPATLKAFDIDGPVAAVELFLDAIPARKGAGFARPAYAPPALQAITRDFAFLVPAALPAGDLLRAVRGADKAAIVAARVFDLFTGQGVPEGRKSVALEVTLQPGDKSFTDAEIKAVADKVVASAAKLGGELRG, from the coding sequence ATGAAGTTCTCGATCGAATGGCTGAAGGACTTCCTCGACACCGACGCTTCGGTGGCCGGGATCGCGGCCGCGCTCAACCGGATCGGGCACGAGGTCGAAGGGATCGAGGACCCGGCCGAGCGGCTGGCGGGGTTCCGCGTGGCCCATGTGCTCACCGCCGCCCGCCATCCTGATGCCGACAAACTGCAGGTGCTGACGGTCGATACCGGTGACGGAGCGCCGCTGCAGGTCGTCTGCGGCGCGCCCAATGCCCGTGCCGGGATGAAGGGCGTGCTTGGCCTGCCCGGTGCTGTCGTGCCCGCCAACGGGATGGAGCTGCGCAAGAGCGCGATTCGCGGAGTCGAATCGAACGGCATGATGTGCTCCACTCGCGAACTGGAGCTGGGCGACGACCACGACGGGATCATCGAACTGCCCGCCGATGCGCCGGTCGGCACGGCCTTTGCCGAATACCACGGCACCTCGCCGGTCATCGACGTGGCGATTACGCCCAACCGGCCCGACTGCATGGGCGTGCTGGGCCTGGCCCGCGATCTGGCGGCGGCTGGTCTGGGAACGCTGAAGCCTCTGGCCGTGCCCGTGATCGATGGGGCCTTCGCCTGCCCGGTGGAAATCCGGACAGACGATCCGGAAGGCTGCCCGGCCTTTTACGGCCGTGTCATTCGCGGCGTGACCAATGGCGCCAGTCCTGACTGGATGCAGCGGCGGCTGAAAGCGGCCGGACAGCGGCCGATCTCGGCTCTGGTCGATGTGACCAACTACCTGATGCTGGCGTTCGGCCGTCCGGCCCACGTCTATGATCTGGCGAAGCTCTCGGGCGCGGTGGTCGCGCGGCGCGCCAAGGCGGGTGAGCAGGTGCTGGCGCTGAACGAGAAGACCTATACCCTCGACCAGAGCATGACCGTGATCGCTGACGGACGGCAGGTTCACGACATCGCCGGGATCATGGGCGGCGAGCATTCCGGGGTAAGCGAGGGCACGACCGACGTCCTGCTCGAAATCGCCTACTTCAACCCGGAAAGTATCGGCGTGACCGGGCGCAAGCTGGGCCTGTCCTCCGACGCGCGCACCCGGTTCGAGCGCGGGGTCGATCCGGCGTTCCTCGATGACGGGCTGGCAATCCTGACCGACCTGATCCTGGGCCTGTGCGGGGGCGAGCCGAGCGCGATCGTGCGGGCGGGCGAGCCGCCGCTGGCGCTCCGGGTGGTGGCATTCGATCCCGCGCTGACCGCCAGCCTCGGCGGAGTCAGCGTGCCCGAGGCGGAACAGCGCCGTATCCTCGACGCACTCGGTTTCAGCGTGGGCGAAGCATGGCAGGTCACCTGCCCGCCGCGCCGCCACGATATCGAAGGCCCGGCCGATCTGGTCGAGGAAGTGGTCCGCATCCACGGGCTCGACAACGTGCAGAGCGTGGCCCTGCCGCGCGCCGACGGCGTCGCCCGCCCCACCGCCACGCCGCTGCAACTGGTGGAGCGCAAGCTGCGCCGGGCCGCTGCCGCGCGGGGGCTGAACGAGGCGGTCACATGGTCCTTCCTGCCGGTGTCCGATGCTGAGCACTTTGCCGATGGCGCGCCGCTGTGGGTGCTGGAAAACCCGATCAGCGAGGACATGAAGGCCATGCGCCCCTCGCTGCTGCCGGGGCTCCTGTCGGCCGCCAAGCGCAATGCTGATCGCGGCGCGGACGGCTCGCGCCTGTTCGAAATCGGGCGGCGCTATTTCCGCAGCGCCAACGGTGCGAGCGACGAGAAACCGACCCTGGGCGTAATCCTGGCCGGTGAGAAAGTGGCGCGTGGCTGGGCGACCGGGAAAGCCGCCGCGTTCGATGCCTTCGATGCCAAGGCCGAGGCGCTCGCGCTGCTCGAAGCGGCAGGCGCGCCGGTCGAGAACCTGATGGTGCAGGGAGAAGCGGGCGGCCAGTTCCATCCCGGCCAGTCCGCCACTCTGCGGCTCGGGCCGAAGAACGTGCTGGCCCGGTTCGGCATGCTCCACCCGGCCACGCTCAAGGCGTTCGACATCGATGGCCCGGTGGCTGCGGTCGAGCTGTTCCTCGATGCCATTCCGGCGCGCAAGGGCGCAGGCTTTGCCCGCCCGGCCTATGCGCCGCCTGCCTTGCAGGCGATCACGCGCGATTTCGCCTTCCTGGTTCCGGCTGCTCTGCCAGCGGGAGACCTGTTGCGTGCAGTACGCGGAGCGGACAAGGCGGCGATTGTCGCCGCCCGGGTGTTCGACCTGTTCACCGGGCAGGGCGTTCCGGAGGGTAGGAAATCGGTCGCACTGGAGGTCACCCTCCAGCCGGGCGACAAGAGCTTCACTGACGCCGAGATCAAGGCTGTGGCCGACAAGGTGGTGGCATCGGCGGCCAAGCTGGGCGGGGAGCTGCGCGGATGA
- a CDS encoding SDR family NAD(P)-dependent oxidoreductase, which produces MKTALVTGATSGIGEATVRTLVASGWRCIATGRRKERLDALVAELGADKVHPAVFDVRDTAALDAALAALPGEFAGIDLLVNNAGLAQGLSPAQDANLDDWQTMIDTNVTAMVILTRKLLPGLIARKGAIIAIGSVAGNYIYPGGNVYAGSKAFANHFTLALRADLHGTGVRVTSIEPGMVETEFTLVRTGSQKASDDLYAGVHPMTGQDIADTIRWIAELPPHLNINRIELMPVNQDFAGFRVARTQP; this is translated from the coding sequence ATGAAAACGGCACTGGTAACAGGCGCAACCTCCGGCATCGGCGAAGCGACCGTCCGCACGCTGGTGGCGAGCGGCTGGCGCTGCATTGCTACCGGGCGGCGCAAGGAACGGCTCGACGCGCTGGTCGCCGAACTTGGTGCGGACAAGGTCCACCCGGCGGTGTTCGACGTGCGCGATACCGCCGCGCTCGATGCCGCGCTGGCGGCTTTGCCGGGCGAATTCGCCGGGATCGACCTGCTGGTCAACAATGCGGGCCTCGCTCAGGGGCTCTCACCCGCGCAGGACGCCAATCTCGATGACTGGCAGACCATGATCGACACCAATGTGACGGCCATGGTGATCCTCACCCGCAAGCTGCTGCCCGGCCTGATCGCGCGCAAGGGCGCGATCATCGCCATCGGTTCGGTGGCGGGGAACTACATCTATCCCGGCGGCAACGTCTATGCCGGGTCCAAGGCGTTCGCCAACCACTTCACCTTGGCGCTGCGGGCCGACCTTCATGGCACCGGCGTTCGTGTCACCTCGATCGAGCCCGGCATGGTTGAGACCGAGTTCACCCTGGTGCGGACTGGCAGCCAGAAGGCATCCGACGATCTCTACGCCGGCGTCCACCCCATGACCGGGCAGGACATCGCCGACACGATCCGCTGGATCGCCGAACTGCCCCCGCACCTCAACATCAACCGCATCGAGCTGATGCCGGTCAACCAGGATTTCGCCGGCTTCCGCGTCGCGCGCACGCAACCATGA
- a CDS encoding ammonium transporter, with protein sequence MIRTLSKVTTRAGGALAASLLAATPAFAQEAAEAAAAVPNPGNNAWMMTSTLLVLLMILPGLALFYGGLTRQKNMLSTMTQVGATACLAMLIWVMWGYSLSFGDTTYEGTLGKFISGGSYFLIGTDASSTAATFTDEVISKYVFISFQMTFAAITAALILGATAERMKFSAVMAFVPLWLTIVYFPIAHMVWAGGGLLFEDGALDFAGGTVVHINAGISGLVLAYLLGKRRGYPNEPMPPHSMTMTLIGAGLLWVGWFGFNAGSALEADGSAGLAMINTFVATAAAALTWMVIERIAGHKGSALGFASGIIAGLVAVTPAAGNSGPFGAILLGIVSSIVCYYFVAKVKAKFGYDDALDAFGIHGIGGIVGAIGTAVVYQPFLGGPGDGSTPMIDQLGVQFFSVVVTLAWAGIGTLIAAYIVKLTIGLRVTEEAEVDGLDISEHGERAYN encoded by the coding sequence ATGATCCGAACACTTTCCAAGGTGACCACAAGGGCAGGCGGGGCGCTAGCGGCCTCCCTGCTCGCAGCCACCCCTGCATTCGCGCAGGAAGCGGCCGAGGCCGCTGCCGCCGTTCCCAACCCCGGCAACAATGCCTGGATGATGACCTCCACCCTGCTCGTCCTGCTGATGATCCTGCCCGGACTTGCGCTGTTCTACGGCGGCCTGACCCGGCAGAAGAACATGCTTTCGACCATGACCCAGGTCGGCGCGACCGCCTGCCTTGCCATGCTCATCTGGGTGATGTGGGGCTACTCCCTGTCGTTCGGTGACACCACCTACGAAGGCACGCTCGGCAAGTTCATCAGCGGAGGCAGCTACTTCCTGATTGGCACCGATGCTTCCAGCACGGCGGCCACCTTCACCGATGAAGTCATCAGCAAGTATGTCTTCATCAGCTTCCAGATGACCTTTGCTGCCATCACCGCCGCGCTCATCCTGGGCGCGACGGCGGAGCGGATGAAGTTCAGCGCGGTGATGGCATTTGTGCCGCTGTGGCTGACGATCGTCTACTTCCCGATCGCGCACATGGTCTGGGCCGGTGGCGGGCTGCTGTTCGAAGACGGCGCGCTCGACTTCGCTGGCGGCACCGTGGTCCACATCAACGCCGGTATCTCTGGCCTGGTGCTGGCCTACCTGCTCGGCAAGCGCCGCGGCTATCCCAATGAGCCGATGCCCCCGCACAGCATGACGATGACGTTGATCGGCGCCGGTCTGCTGTGGGTGGGCTGGTTCGGGTTCAACGCCGGCTCGGCGCTGGAAGCCGATGGCTCGGCTGGTCTGGCCATGATCAACACCTTCGTTGCCACTGCCGCCGCTGCGCTCACCTGGATGGTGATCGAACGGATTGCCGGGCACAAGGGCTCCGCGCTCGGCTTTGCCTCGGGCATCATTGCCGGTCTCGTGGCCGTTACCCCGGCCGCCGGCAACTCCGGGCCGTTCGGGGCGATCCTGCTCGGCATCGTGTCGTCGATCGTGTGCTACTACTTCGTCGCCAAGGTGAAGGCCAAGTTCGGCTATGACGATGCGCTCGACGCGTTCGGCATCCACGGCATCGGCGGCATCGTCGGCGCCATCGGTACCGCAGTGGTCTACCAGCCGTTCCTCGGCGGCCCCGGCGATGGCTCGACCCCGATGATCGACCAGCTCGGCGTGCAGTTCTTCAGCGTCGTCGTCACCCTGGCTTGGGCCGGCATCGGCACCCTGATCGCTGCCTACATCGTCAAGCTGACCATCGGCCTCAGGGTTACCGAAGAAGCCGAAGTCGACGGGCTCGACATCTCCGAACACGGGGAACGCGCCTATAACTGA
- a CDS encoding pyridoxamine 5'-phosphate oxidase family protein, whose amino-acid sequence MAEFSDTLTDAHVAMIGKQPVFFVATAAEGARINLSPKGYDAFRVLAPDRVAYLDLGGSGNETNAHLMADGRITLMFCNFQQPALILRIYGRGRPVLPQDPEWEQFAAHFTLLPGTRQIFDIAVESVQTSCGWGVPLMAFERERETLKKAHRQSNPSEWAARHAIRLASIDGLPARPTDRYIAGEAEGPA is encoded by the coding sequence ATGGCCGAATTCTCCGACACCCTGACCGACGCGCATGTCGCGATGATCGGCAAGCAGCCCGTGTTCTTCGTTGCGACCGCCGCTGAAGGCGCGCGGATCAACTTGAGCCCCAAGGGCTACGACGCGTTCCGGGTGCTGGCACCGGACCGGGTCGCGTATCTCGATCTGGGCGGTTCGGGCAACGAAACCAACGCGCACCTCATGGCAGACGGCCGGATCACGCTGATGTTCTGCAATTTCCAGCAGCCGGCCCTGATCCTGCGAATTTACGGTCGCGGCCGCCCGGTGCTGCCGCAGGACCCGGAGTGGGAGCAGTTCGCAGCGCATTTCACCCTCCTGCCCGGCACCCGCCAGATTTTCGACATCGCGGTGGAGAGCGTGCAGACCAGCTGCGGCTGGGGCGTGCCGCTGATGGCATTCGAGCGGGAACGTGAAACGCTGAAAAAGGCCCATCGCCAGTCCAACCCGTCCGAGTGGGCGGCCAGGCATGCGATCCGGCTGGCGAGCATTGACGGCCTGCCGGCGCGGCCGACCGACCGCTATATCGCCGGCGAGGCTGAAGGTCCGGCCTGA